One window of the Xiphophorus hellerii strain 12219 chromosome 15, Xiphophorus_hellerii-4.1, whole genome shotgun sequence genome contains the following:
- the LOC116734139 gene encoding sphingosine-1-phosphate phosphatase 1-like, giving the protein MASVAVNKFVEICNYLQDPIHVARFQNFCGVKGTFPEKRTQPDSGQPDPDCPGLRQRVQQSSDEDVGNGDAALAQVNGKQEEDAARPDGPTAAETVRAKPLRRNSLTGDVGQEFLIHNKFLFYLFTFGTELGNEMFFIVFFPFLFWNIDALVSRRLIVVWAWNLFVGQSTKDMIRWSRPASPPVVKVEVFYNSEYSMPSTHAMTGTAIPFCLFMLTYGRWEYTFLFGFSVALSWSLLVCVSRVYMGMHSVLEVITGFLYSLLVLAFFQPTLEKIDNYYMTDHYAPLVIILSHVSLGLVAFSLDSWSTSRGDTAQALGTGAGAALASHVNYQLGLLQDPPLSSLPLTLPPITTGLVLRSVLRFVIGVAVLLATRMAMKAVTIPFLCRLFGLPSDDVRQARQQMKVELPYRYIVYSVVGFICVCFVPVLFWILNLA; this is encoded by the exons ATGGCAAGCGTTGCTGTAAATAAGTTTGTAGAGATTTGTAATTATCTCCAAGACCCCATCCATGTCGCCAGGTTTCAAAATTTCTGCGGCGTTAAAGGGACATTTCCGGAGAAGCGGACCCAGCCGGACAGCGGGCAGCCGGACCCGGACTGTCCGGGACTCAGGCAGAGGGTCCAGCAGAGCTCGGATGAAGATGTGGGGAACGGGGATGCCGCCTTAGCTCAGGTTAACGGGAAGCAGGAGGAGGACGCGGCCAGGCCCGATGGTCCAACAGCGGCAGAGACTGTCAGAGCGAAGCCCCTCCGGAGGAACTCATTGACCGGGGATGTGGGTCAGGAGTTCCTGATCCACAACAAGTTCCTCTTCTACCTGTTCACCTTCGGGACAGAGCTTGGCAACGAGATGTTCTTCATCGTCTTCTTTCCCTTCCTCTTCTGGAACATCGACGCACTGGTCAGCAGGAGGCTCATCGTAGTCTGGGCCTGGAACCTGTTCGTGGGACAGTCTACCAAGGACATGATCCGCTGGTCCCGACCGGCCTCCCCTCCCGTGGTCAAAGTGGAGGTCTTCTACAACTCAGAGTACAGCATGCCATCCACGCACGCCATGACGGGGACAGCCATACCTTTCTGTCTTTTCATGCTGACCTATGGACGGTGGGAG TACACCTTCCTGTTTGGATTCTCTGTGGCTCTCAGCTGGAGCCTCCTGGTCTGTGTTAGCCGAGTCTACATGGGCATGCACTCTGTTCTG GAAGTGATCACTGGCTTCCTGTACAGCCTTCTGGTTCTCGCCTTCTTCCAGCCGACCTTGGAGAAGATCGACAACTACTACATGACTGACCACTACGCTCCTCTCGTCATCATCTTGTCACATGTGAGCCTGGGACTCGTAGCTTTCTCTTTGGATTCGTGGAGCACCTCTCGTGGCGACACCGCTCAGGCTCTCGGCACCGGGGCCGGCGCTGCCCTGGCTTCACATGTGAACTACCAGCTGGGTCTGCTGCAGGATCCTCCCCTGTCCTCACTGCCGCTAACTCTGCCGCCGATCACCACGGGTCTGGTGTTACGCTCCGTGCTGCGCTTCGTCATCGGCGTTGCCGTCCTCCTCGCCACCAGAATGGCCATGAAAGCAGTGACTATCCCGTTCTTGTGCCGACTTTTCGGGCTGCCGTCGGACGACGTGAGGCAGGCGAGGCAGCAGATGAAAGTAGAGCTGCCGTACCGTTACATCGTCTACAGTGTTGTAGGTTTTATTTGTGTCTGCTTTGTGCCTGTCCTCTTCTGGATCTTAAACCTTGCCTAG